One Actinoplanes missouriensis 431 DNA segment encodes these proteins:
- a CDS encoding PQQ-dependent sugar dehydrogenase translates to MRLLPIVAALLLIPSPALAHPVDPADFQQVTLAKGVAEVGEPMAIAVLPDRSVLHTARNGTLRRTDAAGTTTVIGTLPVYTHDEEGLQGVGVDPGFATNRQIYLYYAPPLSTPAGDAPATGTDFSAWNGVNRLSRFTLNADYTLNTAGAVTVLDVPATRGICCHVGGDIDFDAAGNLYLSTGDDSNPFDSAGYSPLDERTNRNPAYDAQRTAGNTNDLRGKVLRIKVNANGTYSIPSGNLFPSGTAGTRPEIYAMGFRNPFRMSVDKATGIVYLGDYGPDAGSTDPNRGPSGQVEFNRITSPGNYGWPYCTGTNTTTETYNEWNFSTGTTGPKYACAGGAANNSFRNTGQATLPPARPAWIRYAGDAGSPPAFGTGSESPMGGPVYRYDAASTSATKFPQSLDGHFFAGELGRGWIKPIHVGADGAVGEISDFGWGGKQVMDMAFGPEGSLYVLDYGTGYFNGDANSALYRYDYVAGGNRAPTAVAAGTPTSGQAPLTVTFSSAGSSDPEGGALTYSWAFGDGTTSTAANPTKTYASNGTYNVTLTVTDPQGATGTASVQIGVGNTAPAVSIGTPGNGQLFSYGDTVPFTFTPSDPEDGAIDCGRAKMTYVLGHDSHGHQITSATGCTGVITIPVDGEHDAAANIFAVFDAEYTDAAGLTTHKQHILQPRHRQAEHYKTSSGINTFTKTPAEGGKTVGDITNGDWIAFEPYQLGNVTSFTARVSSAGVGGTLQVRAGSSTGTVLGSATVPVTGAWDSFTNVTGTITGAPLGTTTLYLTFAGAAGALFDLDSFTFSTQSSGPVKGLAGKCLDIAGAASADGTKVQLYTCNSTAAQHWARTGQTFRALGKCLDVAGGATPNGTKVQLYTCNGSAAQNWTPQADGTIRNPQSGRCLDVSQNSSADGQQIHIWDCHTGANQKWVLS, encoded by the coding sequence ATGCGCCTTTTACCGATCGTCGCAGCGTTGCTCCTCATCCCGTCGCCCGCGCTCGCCCACCCGGTCGATCCGGCCGACTTCCAGCAGGTCACGCTCGCCAAAGGTGTCGCCGAAGTCGGTGAGCCGATGGCCATCGCGGTCCTGCCCGACCGGTCCGTGCTGCACACCGCCCGCAACGGGACGCTGCGGCGCACCGACGCCGCCGGCACCACCACGGTGATCGGCACGCTGCCGGTTTACACCCATGACGAGGAAGGTCTGCAGGGCGTCGGGGTCGACCCCGGCTTCGCGACCAACCGCCAGATCTACCTGTACTACGCGCCGCCGCTCTCCACACCGGCCGGTGACGCGCCTGCCACGGGAACGGATTTCTCCGCCTGGAACGGGGTCAACCGGCTGTCCCGGTTCACCCTCAACGCGGACTACACGCTGAACACCGCCGGCGCGGTCACCGTGCTCGACGTGCCGGCCACCCGGGGCATCTGCTGCCACGTCGGCGGGGACATCGACTTCGACGCGGCCGGCAACCTCTATCTCTCCACCGGCGACGACAGCAACCCGTTCGACTCGGCCGGGTACTCGCCGCTGGACGAGCGCACCAACCGCAACCCCGCCTACGACGCGCAGCGGACCGCCGGCAACACGAACGACCTGCGCGGCAAGGTGCTGCGGATCAAGGTCAACGCGAACGGGACGTACTCCATCCCGAGCGGCAACCTCTTCCCATCCGGTACGGCCGGAACCCGTCCCGAGATCTACGCGATGGGTTTCCGCAACCCGTTCCGGATGAGCGTCGACAAGGCCACAGGCATCGTCTACCTCGGTGACTACGGGCCGGACGCCGGCTCCACCGATCCGAACCGCGGTCCGAGCGGGCAGGTCGAGTTCAACCGGATCACCAGTCCCGGCAACTACGGGTGGCCGTACTGCACCGGCACGAACACCACCACCGAGACGTACAACGAGTGGAACTTCAGCACCGGCACGACCGGCCCGAAGTACGCCTGCGCGGGCGGGGCGGCGAACAACTCGTTCCGCAACACCGGGCAGGCCACACTGCCACCGGCCCGGCCCGCCTGGATCCGGTACGCGGGGGACGCCGGAAGCCCGCCCGCGTTCGGCACCGGCTCGGAGTCGCCGATGGGCGGCCCGGTCTACCGCTACGACGCCGCCAGCACCTCGGCCACGAAGTTCCCGCAGTCGCTCGACGGTCACTTCTTCGCCGGTGAGCTGGGCCGGGGCTGGATCAAGCCGATCCACGTCGGCGCGGACGGCGCGGTCGGGGAGATCTCGGACTTCGGTTGGGGCGGCAAGCAGGTGATGGACATGGCGTTCGGGCCGGAGGGCTCGCTCTACGTCCTGGACTACGGCACCGGCTATTTCAACGGGGACGCGAACTCGGCGCTCTACCGGTACGACTACGTCGCCGGCGGCAACCGGGCGCCGACGGCCGTCGCGGCGGGCACGCCGACGTCCGGCCAGGCGCCGCTCACCGTGACGTTCTCGTCCGCCGGGTCGTCGGACCCGGAGGGCGGCGCCCTGACCTACTCCTGGGCCTTCGGCGACGGCACGACATCGACAGCCGCCAACCCCACCAAGACCTACGCGTCGAACGGCACCTACAACGTGACCCTCACGGTGACCGACCCGCAGGGCGCCACCGGCACGGCGAGCGTGCAGATCGGGGTCGGCAACACGGCGCCCGCGGTCAGCATCGGCACCCCCGGCAACGGGCAGCTCTTCTCCTACGGCGACACGGTCCCGTTCACGTTCACCCCGTCCGACCCCGAGGACGGCGCGATCGACTGCGGGCGGGCGAAGATGACCTACGTGCTCGGCCACGACAGCCACGGCCACCAGATCACCTCGGCGACCGGCTGCACCGGCGTGATCACGATCCCGGTCGACGGCGAGCACGACGCGGCGGCCAACATCTTCGCGGTGTTCGACGCCGAGTACACCGACGCGGCCGGGCTCACCACGCACAAGCAGCACATCCTGCAGCCCCGGCACCGGCAGGCCGAGCACTACAAGACGTCGTCCGGGATCAACACGTTCACCAAGACCCCGGCCGAGGGCGGGAAGACGGTCGGCGACATCACCAACGGGGACTGGATCGCGTTCGAGCCGTACCAGCTGGGCAACGTCACCTCGTTCACCGCGCGGGTGTCGTCCGCCGGCGTCGGCGGGACGCTCCAGGTCCGGGCCGGATCATCGACGGGTACGGTCCTCGGCTCGGCCACCGTGCCGGTGACCGGCGCCTGGGACTCGTTCACGAACGTCACCGGCACGATCACCGGCGCGCCGCTCGGCACCACCACGCTGTACCTGACGTTTGCCGGGGCGGCCGGGGCGCTCTTCGACCTGGACTCGTTCACGTTCAGCACGCAGAGCTCGGGGCCGGTCAAGGGCCTGGCGGGCAAGTGCCTGGACATCGCCGGGGCGGCCTCCGCCGACGGTACGAAGGTGCAGCTCTACACGTGCAACAGCACCGCCGCGCAGCACTGGGCGCGCACCGGCCAGACCTTCCGCGCCCTGGGCAAGTGCCTCGACGTGGCGGGTGGCGCCACCCCGAACGGCACCAAGGTCCAGCTCTACACCTGCAACGGCTCGGCGGCGCAGAACTGGACGCCGCAGGCCGACGGCACGATCCGCAACCCGCAGTCCGGACGCTGTCTCGACGTCAGCCAGAACAGCTCCGCGGACGGTCAGCAGATCCACATCTGGGACTGTCACACCGGGGCCAACCAGAAATGGGTGCTGTCATGA
- a CDS encoding ThuA domain-containing protein — MRRALLIFAMVAASLGVPAAAHADTPYDVLVFSRTAGFRHDSIAAGVQAVRELGAANGFTVTATEDPAVFTTAGLAGYEAAIFLNTTGDVLNAAQQTAFETWIRSGRGFVGVHAAADTEYDWPFYGELVGAWFASHPAIQPATVKVEDRAHPATAHLPQTWNRTDEWYDYRTNARAGAHILATLDETSYSGGTMGADHPHAWCKPYQGGRSFYTGGGHTASSYGESSFRSHLLGGIRYAAGQAKADCRPETGYTPLYNGSTTGWSQAGPGSFTSADATLTSTGGMGLFWYGAKQFTSYSLKLDWRLAGDDNTGVFIGFPPSSDPWSAVDNGYEVQIDATDAADRTTGAVYGFKSADLAARDAALNPPGAWNTYELLVEGERLRVYLNGALINDFTNTDPVRSLAGHIGIQNHGDGDEASFRNIRIKELGGPAAAGPIRGLAGKCLDVAGAATADGTKVQLYTCNGTAAQNWARSGATFRALGKCLDVAGGGTANGTKAQLWTCNGSGAQNWAPQADGSIRNPQSGRCLDVSQNSSADGQQIHIWDCHGGANQKWALPA; from the coding sequence ATGAGAAGGGCTCTACTGATTTTCGCCATGGTCGCCGCTTCACTCGGCGTCCCCGCTGCCGCGCACGCCGACACCCCCTATGACGTGCTGGTCTTCTCTCGCACCGCCGGGTTCCGGCACGACTCGATCGCGGCCGGCGTGCAGGCCGTCCGCGAGCTCGGCGCCGCGAACGGCTTCACCGTGACCGCCACCGAGGACCCGGCCGTGTTCACCACGGCCGGGCTGGCCGGGTACGAAGCCGCGATCTTCCTGAACACCACCGGCGACGTGCTCAACGCCGCCCAGCAGACCGCGTTCGAGACCTGGATCCGCTCCGGGCGCGGCTTCGTCGGGGTGCACGCCGCCGCCGACACCGAGTACGACTGGCCGTTCTACGGCGAGCTGGTCGGCGCCTGGTTCGCCTCCCACCCGGCGATCCAGCCCGCCACCGTGAAGGTCGAGGACCGGGCGCATCCGGCGACCGCGCATCTGCCGCAGACCTGGAACCGCACCGACGAGTGGTACGACTACCGCACCAACGCCCGTGCCGGCGCGCACATCCTCGCGACGCTGGACGAGACGTCGTACTCCGGCGGCACGATGGGCGCCGACCACCCGCACGCGTGGTGCAAGCCGTACCAGGGTGGCCGGTCCTTCTACACCGGTGGCGGGCACACCGCATCGTCGTACGGTGAAAGCTCTTTCCGTTCGCATCTTCTCGGTGGCATCCGCTATGCCGCCGGCCAGGCGAAAGCGGACTGCCGGCCGGAGACCGGGTACACGCCGCTCTACAACGGATCGACCACCGGCTGGTCACAGGCCGGGCCGGGATCCTTCACCAGCGCCGACGCGACGCTGACCTCCACCGGGGGCATGGGCCTTTTCTGGTACGGGGCCAAGCAGTTCACCAGCTACTCGCTGAAACTGGACTGGCGGCTCGCCGGGGACGACAACACCGGCGTCTTCATCGGTTTCCCGCCCTCGAGCGACCCGTGGTCGGCGGTGGACAACGGTTACGAGGTGCAGATCGACGCCACCGATGCGGCGGATCGCACCACCGGCGCGGTCTACGGGTTCAAGTCGGCCGATCTCGCGGCCCGGGACGCCGCGCTGAACCCGCCCGGCGCGTGGAACACCTATGAGCTGCTGGTCGAGGGGGAGCGGCTGCGGGTGTACCTGAACGGTGCCCTGATCAACGACTTCACCAACACCGATCCGGTACGGTCGCTGGCCGGCCACATCGGCATCCAGAACCACGGTGACGGGGATGAGGCGTCGTTCCGCAACATCCGGATCAAGGAGCTCGGCGGTCCGGCCGCCGCCGGTCCGATCCGCGGCCTGGCCGGAAAGTGCCTGGATGTGGCGGGTGCGGCCACCGCCGACGGTACGAAGGTGCAGCTCTACACGTGCAACGGGACCGCCGCCCAGAACTGGGCCCGCTCCGGCGCCACGTTCCGGGCGCTGGGCAAGTGCCTCGACGTGGCGGGTGGCGGCACCGCCAACGGGACGAAGGCGCAGCTCTGGACGTGCAACGGCTCCGGCGCGCAGAACTGGGCCCCGCAGGCCGACGGCAGCATCCGCAACCCGCAGTCGGGGCGCTGCCTGGACGTCAGCCAGAACAGCTCCGCCGACGGCCAGCAGATCCACATCTGGGACTGCCACGGCGGCGCCAACCAGAAGTGGGCGCTGCCGGCCTGA